The genomic stretch CAGACAGAAGGAGTATTAATGCCTAATGTATCTTTCACTTATCAGGGAACAGAAGGCGAAGTAAATCAGACTATTAACCTTACTATGGGAGAAGTTGGTTTATTTAACGGTATTACACAATTTGAATCTCCATCAACTACTAAAGCTATAGAACAAGACGGATATACTATGGGTATGTTAGAAGGTTTCAGCTTTGATGACAGCGGTCAAATAACAGGTGTATTCACTAATGGAAATAGAAAAACTTTAGGACAGGTTGCATTAGCTAAATTTAATAATGCAGGCGGTTTAGAAAAAGCAGGAGACACTTTATTTGTAGCAAGCAATAACTCAGGAGCTGCTAATATTGGTACTGCTGCTGCTGAAGGCAGAGGTTCTTTAAAGGCAGGAGCTTTGGAAATGTCTAACGTAGATTTGAGCGAACAATTTACCGATATGATAGTAACTCAAAGAGGTTTCCAATCTAATGCCAGAACTATCACTACAGCAGATCAAATGCTTCAGGAAGTTATAGCACTTAAGAGATAATTATAATAGTAGTATACTTTTTATAATTTTATAGTATAATATAAATTAGGAGTTTCTGATAGTATGATACATATAACAAGATTTGACGGAAGTATATTGTATGTTAATCCGCATCAAATAGAATTTATGGAGGAGACTCCTGATTTAGTAATAACAATGTTATCTGGAAGGAAGGTAGTAACTAAAGACAGCTTTGAAACTGTACTTAAGAGAATAGTAGAGTATAGAAGCCGAATAGTTTGTGAAAATAGTGTAAAAAAACCGTCATTCTATGGTAATGAGGAATAAAAAAATAATAAAAATAAATTTTAGTTAGAGAGTAAAATATGGATATAATTGTACCTATATGTCTTATAATGCCATTAGCAATTAACTTATTCGGTATTATCGGGGGAGGCGGTTCATTAGGTAACTTCCTTGATATAGCATCAATAATAGTAACAGCAGGAGGCGGTGCTAACTCGCTTATAATGGCAAATGATATCGGAACTGTAATAGGCGTACCTAAAGCTATTAAAG from Brachyspira murdochii DSM 12563 encodes the following:
- a CDS encoding flagellar FlbD family protein, which codes for MIHITRFDGSILYVNPHQIEFMEETPDLVITMLSGRKVVTKDSFETVLKRIVEYRSRIVCENSVKKPSFYGNEE